Proteins encoded by one window of Ascochyta rabiei chromosome 1, complete sequence:
- a CDS encoding (S)-2-haloacid dehalogenase: protein MATSASFDVIGTCFEFEVPITAIHDRLGDKLSTARCDPKTLFFAWFYAAQRDFTYVSLAGAYKPIAEILKLTFKRACLIVDLPASAVSDDDVAAIMTAFKSMGPREGLKECFDGLREAGWDVYGVTNGGVETSLAYYHNANIELDEQHLLSCDDLQIAKPDVKVYERAQDHLTKQGLGHKGDGKRWFVAAHAWDLIAARAAGFKTAFLDFEEHDPVTEVFGDFDLYAGSMRELLQKLTEAK, encoded by the coding sequence ATGGCAACCTCGGCGTCCTTTGACGTAATCGGCACCTGCTTCGAATTCGAAGTCCCCATCACAGCCATCCACGACCGCCTGGGCGACAAACTGTCCACTGCAAGATGCGACCCAAAAACACTCTTCTTCGCGTGGTTCTACGCCGCCCAGCGCGACTTCACCTACGTCTCGCTCGCCGGGGCGTACAAGCCGATCGCCGAGATCCTAAAACTGACGTTCAAGCGCGCATGTCTGATCGTCGACCTGCCCGCCTCAGCCGtcagcgacgacgacgtcgCGGCCATCATGACGGCATTCAAGAGCATGGGGCCGCGCGAGGGGCTGAAAGAGTGCTTTGATGGTCTGAGAGAGGCTGGCTGGGACGTCTATGGCGTTACGAACGGAGGTGTAGAGACTTCGCTTGCTTACTACCATAACGCGAATATTGAGCTTGATGAGCAGCATCTGCTGTCGTGCGATGATCTGCAGATCGCGAAGCCGGATGTCAAGGTCTATGAGCGCGCCCAGGACCATTTGACTAAGCAGGGGCTCGGGCACAAGGGCGATGGGAAGAGGTGGTTTGTTGCTGCGCATGCGTGGGATTTGATTGCGGCGAGAGCGGCGGGGTTCAAAACGGCGTTTTTGGATTTCGAGGAGCATGATCCTGTTACCGAGGTTTTTGGCGATTTTGATCTGTATGCGGGGAGTATGAGGGAACTGTTGCAGAAGCTGACGGAGGCGAAGTGA
- a CDS encoding P-type Ca(2+) transporter: MAGGEDIWRMSSKVQVQAQLEDTTRHDTHDLAVTTTTMAPLVNQPQIRQASLHNPLPLQLHLYVWPFLIVWPAFSSIYLSSARYEQYIQSQEWTFVWVASIVTLQSLVWLLTQWNINLRTLFTTTKAADIRSARLIKVQPVENAGAAEICELRRDNAGGKPNLSFLFQKRRFLYDAAAGSFAPLAYALDSEPKPQLKTLQQTQGLVSPAEMERIQQHYGDNAFDIPVPTFTELFKEHAVAPFFVFQIFCVGLWMLDDYWYYSLFTLFMLVMFESTVVWQRQRTLTEFRGMSIKPYELLAYRQKKWQDVMSDKLLPGDVVSVGRTKEDSGVACDMVLLEGAAIVNEAMLSGESTPVLKESVQLRPGDARIEPEGLDKNAFLWGGTKVLQVSHGNTADDDANTVSRLSSGVPPPPDRGAVAVVIKTGFETNQGSLVRTMIYATERVSANNVEALLFILFLTVFAIAASWYVWQEGVRLDRQRNKLLLDCVLIVTSVVPPELPMELSLAVNTSLAALSKYAIFCTEPFRIPFAGRVDIACFDKTGTLTGEDLIVEGIAGLTLGQTNAKTSPDGAHTDLTKVTDVGTHTTLVLATAHALVKLDEGDIVGEPMEKATIEALGWKVGAKDTLNASTTTAKSHAELVQIRRRFQFSSALKRQSSVATVLVTNNSGKKVRSTFVGVKGAPETIRKMLVNAPANYEETFKHFTRNGGRVLALAYKFLAEEGEWGQNRINDLKRETVESDLHFAGFLVLQCPLKPDAIEACRALNESSHRVVMITGDNPLTAVHVAKLCEIVDRECYILDAPEHDESGNALVWKSVDDKVNIPVDPTQPLAADIISSKDICITGYALAKFAGQPGWKQILRHAWVYARVSPKQKEEILLGLKEGGYTTLMAGDGTNDVGALKQAHIGVALLNGTREDLDKIGEHYRNTKMKEIYEKQCQMMTRFNQPQPPVPVLIAHLYPPGPTNPHYEKAMLQQAQRKGLAASANGAVNGSTDVAAPQEKKPLGIGEQLTAKMMESELEELNSEPPTIKLGDASVAAPFTSKLANVVAIPNIIRQGRCTLVATIQMYKILALNCLISAYSLSVLYLDGIKFGDGQVTISGMMMSVCFLSISRAKTVEALSKERPQHNIFNIYIIGSVLGQFAVHIVTLIYVSQFVQRVEPKDPNPDLEKDFEPSLLNSAIYLLQLIQQISTFAINYQGRPFRESIRENKAMYWGLVSVSAVAFSCATEFIPEINEKLKLVPFTTEFKIMITTVMAGDFIACYVIEKGLKFLFSDNKPKDIAVRRPDQLEREKERKKLEEVEAQKKKNELIEEKARAAGIVPA, encoded by the exons ATGGCGGGCGGCGAAGACATATGGCGCATGTCTTCAAAAGTTCAAGTTCAGGCCCAGCTTGAGGACACGACACGACACGACACACACGACCTGGccgtcaccaccaccaccatggcGCCGCTCGTTAATCAGCCGCAGATTCGGCAGGCGAGCTTGCACAACCCGCTGCCGCTGCAGCTGCATCTCTACGTGTGGCCGTTCCTCATCGTGTGGCCGGCGTTTTCGTCCATCTACCTGTCGAGCGCGCGCTACGAGCAGTATATCCAGTCGCAGGAATGGACGTTCGTGTGGGTGGCGAGCATCGTCACGCTGCAGTCGCTCGTCTGGCTGCTCACCCAGTGGAACATCAACCTCAGGACGCTCTTCACCACGACCAAGGCGGCCGACATCCGCTCCGCCCGGCTCATCAAGGTGCAGCCCGTCGAGAACGCAGGCGCCGCTGAGATCTGCGAGCTGCGCCGCGACAACGCGGGCGGCAAGCCAAACCTCTCGTTCCTTTTCCAGAAGCGCCGCTTCCTCTACGACGCCGCGGCCGGCTCCTTTGCCCCGCTCGCCTACGCCCTCGACAGCGAGCCCAAGCCGCAGCTCAAGACGCTGCAGCAGACGCAGGGCCTCGTCTCGCCCGCCGAGATGGAGCGCATCCAGCAGCACTACGGCGACAACGCCTTCGACATCCCCGTGCCCACCTTCACCGAGCTGTTCAAGGAGCACGCCGTGGCCCCCTTCTTCGTCTTCCAGATCTTCTGCGTCGGCCTGTGGATGCTCGACGACTACTGGTACTACTCGCTCTTCACCCTCTTCATGCTCGTCATGTTCGAGAGCACCGTCGTGTGGCAGCGCCAGCGCACGCTGACCGAGTTCCGCGGCATGAGCATCAAGCCCTACGAGCTGCTTGCCTACCGCCAGAAGAAATGGCAGGACGTCATGAGCGACAAGCTGCTGCCCGGCGACGTGGTCAGCGTCGGCCGCACAAAGGAGGACTCGGGCGTGGCCTGCGACATGGTCCTGCTCGAGGGCGCCGCTATTGTCAACGAGGCCATGCTGTCGGGCGAGAGCACCCCCGTGCTCAAGGAGTCGGTCCAGCTGCGCCCCGGCGACGCCCGCATTGAGCCCGAGGGCCTCGACAAGAACGCCTTCCTGTGGGGCGGCACAAAGGTCCTGCAGGTCTCCCACGGCAACAcggccgacgacgacgccaACACCGTCTCGCGCCTGTCGTCGGGCGTGCCCCCGCCGCCCGACAGGggcgccgtcgccgtcgtcaTCAAGACGGGCTTCGAGACCAACCAGGGCAGCCTCGTCCGCACCATGATCTACGCCACCGAGCGCGTCTCGGCCAACAACGTCGAGGCCCTCCTCTTCATCCTGTTCCTCACCGTCTTCGCCATCGCCGCCTCGTGGTACGTCTGGCAGGAGGGCGTCCGCCTCGACCGCCAGCGCAACAAGCTCCTGCTCGACTGCGTCTTGATCGTCACCAGCGTCGTTCCGCCCGAGCTTCCCATGGAGCTCAGCCTGGCCGTCAACACCTCGCTCGCTGCGCTCAGCAAGTACGCCATCTTCTGCACCGAGCCCTTCCGCATTCCCTTTGCTGGCCGCGTGGACATTGCCTGTTTCGACAAGACGGGCACGCTGACGGGCGAGGATCTCATCGTCGAGGGCATTGCTGGCCTTACCCTGGGCCAGACCAACGCCAAAACGAGCCCTGACGGCGCGCACACGGACCTCACCAAGGTCACCGACGTCGGCACACACACCACGCTCGTGCTCGCCACCGCGCACGCGCTCGTCAAGCTGGACGAAGGCGACATCGTCGGTGAGCCCATGGAGAAGGCTACGATCGAGGCGCTTGGCTGGAAGGTCGGAGCCAAGGACACGCTCAACGCCTCGACCACCACCGCCAAATCCCACGCTGAGCTCGTGCAGATCCGCCGCCGCTTCCAGTTCTCGTCTGCCCTCAAGCGCCAGAGCTCCGTCGCCACCGTCCTGGTCACCAACAATAGCGGAAAGAAGGTCCGAAGCACATTCGTCGGTGTCAAGGGCGCGCCCGAGACGATCCGGAAGATGCTGGTCAATGCCCCGGCCAACTACGAAGAGACGTTCAAGCACTTTACGCGCAACGGTGGCCGTGTGCTCGCCCTCGCCTACAAGTTCCTCGCCGAAGAGGGCGAGTGGGGCCAGAACCGCATCAACGACCTCAAGCGCGAAACCGTCGAGTCGGATCTTCACTTCGCTGGTTTCCTCGTCCTGCAATGCCCTCTCAAGCCTGACGCCATCGAGGCATGCCGCGCGCTCAACGAGTCAAGTCACCGCGTTGTCATGATCACCGGCGACAACCCACTGACCGCCGTCCACGTCGCCAAGCTGTGCGAGATTGTGGATCGCGAATGCTACATCCTCGATGCGCCTGAACACGACGAGTCTGGTAACGCCCTCGTCTGGAAGAGCGTCGACGACAAGGTCAACATCCCCGTCGACCCCACGCAACCTCTGGCTGCCGACATTATCAGCTCCAAGGACATCTGTATCACCGGTTACGCTCTCGCCAAGTTTGCTGGCCAGCCTGGCTGGAAGCAGATTCTCCGCCATGCGTGGGTCTACGCTCGTGTGTCGCCAAAGCAGAAGGAGGAGATTCTGCTCGGACTCAAGGAAGGCGGCTACACCACTCTGATGGCTGGTGACGGCACAAACGACGTTGGCGCGCTCAAGCAAGCTCACATTGGTGTTGCGCTGCTCAACGGTACCCGCGAGGATCTCGACAAGATTGGCGAGCACTACCGCAACACCAAGATGAAGGAGATATACGAGAAGCAGTGCCAGATGATGACGCGCTTCAACCAGCCCCAGCCTCCGGTCCCCGTCCTGATTGCCCACCTGTATCCCCCCGGCCCCACGAACCCGCACTACGAGAAGGCCATGCTCCAGCAAGCGCAAAGGAAGGGCCTTGCTGCTTCGGCTAACGGTGCTGTCAACGGCTCGACCGACGTCGCTGCGCCGCAGGAGAAGAAGCCTCTTGGCATTGGGGAGCAGCTCACCGCGAAAATGATGGAGTCGGAACTCGAAGAGCTCAACAGCGAACCGCCCACGATCAAGCTCGGGGATGCTTCCGTCGCTGCTCCTTTCACATCCAAGCTCGCCAACGTTGTCGCTATCCCCAACATCATCCGCCAGGGCCGCTGCACGCTCGTTGCAACCATCCAGATGTACAAGATTCTCGCGCTGAACTGTTTGATTTCTGCCTACTCTCTGTCTGTGTTGTACCTCGACGGCATCAAGTTTGGTGACGGTCAAGTCACAATCTCAGGAATGATGATGAGCGTCTGCTTCCTCTCCATTTCTCGTGCCAAG ACCGTCGAAGCCCTCTCCAAAGAGCGCCCGCAACACAACATCTTCAACATCTATATCATCGGCTCCGTCCTCGGCCAATTCGCCGTGCACATTGTCACCCTCATCTACGTGTCACAGTTTGTGCAGCGCGTCGAGCCCAAAGACCCCAACCCAGACCTCGAGAAGGACTTTGAGCCCTCGCTGCTCAACTCAGCCATCTACCTGCTGCAGCTGATCCAGCAAATCTCCACCTTCGCCATCAACTACCAGGGCCGCCCTTTCCGCGAGTCGATCCGCGAGAACAAGGCCATGTACTGGGGCCTCGTATCCGTCTCTGCCGTCGCCTTTTCGTGCGCGACCGAGTTCATCCCCGAAATCAACGAGAAGCTCAAACTCGTCCCCTTTACCACGGAATTCAAAATCATGATCACCACCGTCATGGCCGGCGACTTTATTGCTTGCTACGTCATCGAGAAGGGATTGAAGTTTTTGTTTTCAGATAACAAACCAAAGGATATTGCGGTGAGGAGGCCGGATCAGCTGGAGCGCGAGAAGGAGAGGAAGAAGCTCGAGGAGGTCGAGGcacagaagaagaagaacgaGCTGATCGAGGAGAAAGCGAGGGCGGCTGGTATCGTGCCCGCGTAG
- a CDS encoding Glutamine--tRNA ligase: MAEPTAPAPATGEEEKGPSKRALEKAAKKAAAKAKKAEHALRPKEQAKPAAKAEPVSMFAEGWLKRIYEEKPVKDVYTRFPPEPNGYLHIGHCKAIAVNFGFAKHHKGVCYLRYDDTNPEKEEEKYFTSILDIIKWLGFEPWKVTYSSDNFDKLYELAEELIRKDGAYVCHCSREEVNMQRGGPDNRGKRYACEHRTRPIDESITEFRAMRDGKYKAGEAYLRMKQSLTDPNEGNPQMWDLPAYRVVEKNHHHRTGDRWKIYPTYDFTHCICDALEGISHSLCTVEFRQSRISYDWLLEKLEMKVPKSEEKGPMQREYGRLSVNGTILSKRRILMLVEGAKVGDRTIPPSVRGWDDPRLYTMVALRRRGIPAKAMLHFVEELGVTDSFTDIEAPRFEASIRKHLERTVPRQMLVLEPIKVVIEDFAAEDDQEVTVPYDPKGGIPGERKVKVGGSIYIDRSDFREEDDPDYFRLAPNKTVGLYNVPFSIRATSFSKDASGKVTEIKAVKVPASERPKAYIQWVDAATGIQVTARQYNSLFKTESPNTLNWKDGSWADDLRTDSEVIYADAVIERGLNNLIAENELNPGGSSDALVRFQALRTAYFCVDLESTPERIVLNQIVSLREDKGK, encoded by the exons ATGGCAGAACCTACGGCACCAGCACCGGCAACGGGCGAGGAGGAAAAGGGCCCCTCTAAGCGTGCGCTCGAAAAAGCCGCAAAGAAGGCTGCCGCGAAAGCAAAGAAAGCCGAACATGCCCTGCGCCCCAAGGAGCAGGCGAAGCCCGCGGCAAAAGCTGAGCCGGTCAGCATGTTCGCCGAGGGCTGGCTGAAGCGCATATACGAGGAGAAGCCCGTCAAGGACGTCTACACACGATTCCCGCCTGAGCCTAACGGCTACCTGCACATCGGTCACTGCAAGGCCATTGCTGTTAACTTTGGCTTCGCGAAACATCACAAGGGCGTGTGCTACCTGCGCTACGACGACACGAACccggagaaggaggaggagaagtaCTTTACGAGCATTCTTGACATTATCAAGTGGCTGGGTTTCGAGCCGTGGAAGGTCACGTACAGCAGCGACAACTTCGACAAGTTGTACGAGCTGGCGGAGGAGCTGATTAGGAAGGATGGCGCGTATGTGTGCCACTGCTCAA GAGAGGAGGTCAACATGCAGCGCGGCGGCCCCGACAACCGCGGCAAGCGCTACGCCTGCGAGCACCGCACACGACCGATCGACGAGTCCATCACCGAGTTCCGTGCGATGCGCGACGGCAAGTACAAGGCTGGCGAGGCGTACCTGCGCATGAAGCAGAGCCTGACAGACCCCAACGAGGGCAACCCGCAGATGTGGGATCTGCCCGCCTACCGAGTCGTCGAGAAGAACCACCACCACAGGACGGGCGACCGGTGGAAGATCTACCCCACGTACGACTTTACCCACTGCATTTGCGATGCGCTCGAGGGCATCTCGCATTCGCTGTGCACGGTTGAGTTCCGCCAGTCGCGCATCTCGTACGACTGGTTGCTGGAGAAGCTGGAGATGAAGGTGCCCAAGTCGGAGGAGAAGGGGCCGATGCAGAGGGAATACGGTCGTCTGAGCGTCAACGGAACGATTCTGTCGAAGCGCCGCATTCTCATGTTGGTTGAGGGCGCGAAGGTCGGCGACAGGACCATCCCGCCGTCGGTACGAGGCTGGGACGACCCGCGTTTGTACACCATGGTTGCGCTCCGCCGTCGTGGTATTCCCGCCAAGGCTATGCTCCACTTTGTCGAAGAGCTGGGTGTGACGGACTCTTTTACCGACATCGAAGCCCCACGCTTCGAAGCTTCTATCCGCAAGCACCTGGAGCGCACTGTTCCCCGCCAGATGCTGGTGCTTGAGCCTATCAAGGTCGTCATCGAAGACTTTGCTGCCGAAGACGACCAGGAAGTGACGGTGCCGTACGACCCCAAGGGAGGCATTCCCGGCGAGCGCAAGGTCAAGGTCGGCGGCTCCATCTACATTGACCGCAGCGACTTCCGCGAAGAAGACGACCCAGACTACTTCCGCCTCGCGCCCAACAAGACGGTGGGGCTGTACAACGTGCCGTTTTCGATCCGCGCCACATCCTTCTCCAAGGACGCAAGTGGCAAGGTCACAGAGATCAAAGCCGTCAAGGTCCCCGCGAGCGAGCGGCCAAAGGCATACATCCAGTGGGTGGACGCGGCAACAGGCATCCAAGTGACGGCACGGCAGTACAACAGCCTCTTCAAGACCGAGTCGCCCAACACGCTGAACTGGAAGGACGGCAGCTGGGCCGACGATCTGCGAACCGACTCGGAGGTCATCTACGCGGACGCGGTGATTGAGCGCGGGCTGAACAATCTGATCGCGGAGAACGAACTCAACCCCGGCGGCTCGTCGGACGCGCTCGTCCGCTTCCAGGCGCTGCGCACGGCCTACTTTTGCGTCGATCTCGAGAGCACGCCCGAGCGCATCGTGCTGAATCAGATTGTGTCGCTGCGCGAGGATAAGGGCAAATAG
- a CDS encoding 23S rRNA (adenine(1618)-N(6))-methyltransferase, which yields MIPPSLTSNPATPLHLSTALALAPLQSWTMDLAQRPPYSTIDFKTLAKADPDFKQTWQACSGKLDFQDPATLQSLSKAILHVDFDLELALPDNRLCPPIPNRWNYVSWIHGLLDSTSSSHSNRYDPDRDVVGLDIGTGASGIYAMLCMKSRPKWTMCATDVDKVSFESAAANFARNNLLSRTKMLHTTSSMPLIPLEALCLQQLDFTLCNPPFFTDSVEMEKSLSGEGKATGPNAICTGSNNEMVCPGGDLGFVTRIINESLALRDKVSWYSSMLGKLSSAKAVVELLKTNAVTNWAVGVLDPGTKAGTKRWVVAWSFGDMRPRNSIARPPGGSFPHDLLPFPTSYNISLPSTFTGSAAFAKLNDQLSTLDLVWKWNAATSSGVGEASENVWGRAYRRAYERRKREGQVEMRGGTHDKRTQLAFRITVVDLAGEIVLEWLKGDDQVLWESFCGCVHRWFKKT from the coding sequence ATGATTCCTCCGTCTCTGACATCCAATCCCGCAACACCACTACATCTCAGCACCGCCCTTGCGCTGGCTCCACTCCAGTCTTGGACCATGGATCTGGCTCAACGCCCACCTTACAGCACTATCGACTTTAAAACACTTGCCAAAGCCGATCCAGACTTCAAGCAAACATGGCAAGCGTGTTCCGGCAAACTCGACTTTCAAGACCCAGCCACCCTCCAATCTTTGTCTAAAGCAATCCTCCACGTTGACTTTGATCTTGAACTTGCTCTGCCAGACAATCGACTCTGTCCTCCAATACCCAACCGCTGGAATTACGTGTCTTGGATACATGGCCTGCTCGACTCTACATCATCGTCTCACTCCAACAGATATGACCCGGACAGAGACGTCGTCGGTCTGGATATCGGTACTGGCGCATCGGGCATCTACGCCATGCTGTGCATGAAGAGCAGACCCAAGTGGACCATGTGCGCGACGGATGTCGACAAAGTATCGTTCGAATCGGCAGCTGCAAATTTTGCTCGTAACAACCTGCTAAGCCGCACGAAGATGCTGCACACCACTTCTTCAATGCCTCTGATACCACTCGAAGCACTATGCCTACAGCAACTGGACTTCACGCTCTGCAATCCCCCCTTCTTCACCGACTCTGTCGAGATGGAAAAGAGCCTCAGCGGCGAAGGAAAAGCTACGGGACCCAATGCGATCTGCACAGGCTCCAACAATGAAATGGTCTGTCCTGGCGGCGATCTCGGTTTTGTCACACGGATCATCAACGAATCACTAGCTCTACGTGACAAGGTGTCATGGTACAGTAGCATGCTCGGCAAGCTCTCCAGCGCCAAAGCCGTTGTCGAGCTGCTCAAAACTAACGCCGTAACGAATTGGGCTGTGGGTGTTCTGGATCCAGGCACGAAAGCGGGAACGAAGAGGTGGGTGGTTGCATGGAGTTTTGGTGACATGAGACCACGGAACAGTATCGCTCGCCCGCCCGGTGGTAGCTTTCCGCACGATCTGCTGCCTTTCCCAACTTCATATAACATATCGCTGCCTTCTACCTTCACCGGCTCTGCCGCGTTCGCCAAACTGAATGATCAGTTATCCACCCTGGACTTGGTTTGGAAATGGAACGCGGCGACATCGAGTGGTGTCGGCGAAGCATCAGAAAATGTCTGGGGGAGAGCGTACAGACGAGCCTACGAGCGGCGGAAGAGGGAAGGTCAAGTGGAAATGCGCGGTGGTACACACGACAAGAGGACTCAATTAGCTTTTCGCATCACAGTCGTAGATCTGGCCGGCGAGATCGTGCTGGAATGGCTCAAGGGAGATGATCAGGTACTGTGGGAGAGCTTCTGTGGGTGTGTGCATCGGTGGTTCAAAAAGACATAG
- a CDS encoding carboxypeptidase Y-deficient has translation MASRRSLGGGRVLGSGRNLSSAVSPAASPAASPAPAPPHTLQAPQPQHGHVRNVSLLSPSESSVSLSSQTSVSPASIAETGEDIGSKVLLGPSEHAAARASSRLACPICNEHMVTLLQLNRHLDDNHQNLVEEEQDEVKNWFEEQMVKAKKFQPLAVLNQKLKGLDVFESNSAPTPPPASHTRTAHDTPPAPIIRRDPEEEVTRAHWQRPGYRDVCSDPLCRRPITASGVALGNSQSAVNCRQCGQLFCEDHTLYQMKLSRAAKHEPVRGIWCRVCETCYKSREGYNDHHGLERNHFDEFAKIRRKRLDREHMEVSRLEKRLTKLTQLLADPPPAEGTPTAGRWFGLSTVGISTAKNQRKALEQSIITWEEDAKVSHCPFCQQEFSTYTFRRHHCRMCGRVVCGDPNTACSTEIGLNVNPNRSEKITDQMSVDVRMCKDCNHTLFSRSDFEREMAQRPKDQRAYENLAQFERGIRLLLPRFQKLLTALQDPERPPTPQQLTDATKVRKRLMDAFAQFDAAAKRIRDLPTESPTQKRLQQAVYQQAYSFLSLHMLPLRSLPKILKHAAPQGRPTGGGALAAIKASDKSGGSVVGSSEVSAMETEEKELRERLIVLEEQKFMVSEMVADATKHRRFDEHTTLAQNLDDLNQEIDHITGQLAQLDFASAYQRDENSPALR, from the exons ATGGCCTCCCGCAGGTCCCTGGGCGGCGGCCGTGTGCTGGGGAGCGGGAGGAACCTGTCGTCCGCCGTGTCGCCCGCCGCCTCGCCCGCCGCCTCGCCCGCCCCCGCGCCCCCGCACACGCTGCAAGCACCGCAGCCACAGCACGGCCATGTCCGCAACGTGAGCCTGCTGTCGCCCTCGGAGAGCTCCGTGTCGCTGAGCAGCCAGACGTCCGTCAGCCCCGCCAGCATCGCCGAGACGGGAGAGGACATTGGCAGCAAGGTCCTGCTGGGCCCCAGTGAGCATGCCGCCGCTCGTGCCAGCAGTCGTCTGGCGTGTCCCATATGCAATGAGCACATG GTCACGCTCCTCCAGCTCAACCG CCATCTCGACGACAACCACCAGAACCTCGTCGAGGAAGAGCAGGATGAGGTCAAGAACTGGTTCGAGGAGCAGATGGTCAAGGCCAAGAAGTTCCAGCCCCTCGCCGTCCTGAACCAGAAGCTCAAGGGCCTCGACGTCTTCGAATCCAACAGCGCCCCTACGCCGCCGCCTGCCTCGCACACCCGCACCGCCCACGACACCCCACCCGCGCCCATCATCCGCAGAGATCCGGAGGAAGAAGTCACAAGAGCGCACTGGCAGAGACCTGGCTATCGAGACGTGTGCTCAGACCCCCTCTGCCGACGCCCCATCACAGCCTCTGGCGTGGCCTTGGGGAACAGCCAGTCCGCCGTCAACTGCAGGCAATGCGGGCAATTGTTCTGTGAAGACCATACCCTCTACCAGATGAAGCTGTCACGAGCAGCCAAACATGAACCCGTACGCGGTATCTGGTGCCGTGTGTGTGAGACGTGTTACAAGTCGAGAGAAGGGTACAACGACCACCATGGACTGGAGCGCAACCACTTTGACGAGTTTGCCAAGATTCGAAGGAAGAGGCTAGACCGAGAGCACATGGAGGTCAGCCGGCTGGAAAAGCGCCTCACCAAGCTGACACAACTACTCGCCGACCCGCCGCCGGCCGAGGGCACACCCACTGCTGGACGCTGGTTCGGACTGTCGACGGTTGGCATCTCCACGGCCAAGAACCAGCGCAAGGCACTGGAGCAGTCCATCATCACTTGGGAGGAAGACGCAAAAGTCTCACACTGCCCATTCTGTCAGCAGGAGTTCTCCACCTACACGTTTCGGAGACACCACTGCCGTATGTGTGGACGAGTGGTCTGCGGCGATCCAAACACCGCCTGCTCGACAGAGATCGGTCTGAATGTCAACCCGAACAGGTCAGAGAAAATCACCGACCAAATGAGTGTCGACGTGCGCATGTGCAAGGATTGCAACCACACCTTGTTCAGCAGGAGCGACTTTGAGCGTGAAATGGCCCAACGGCCAAAGGACCAGCGGGCGTACGAGAACCTGGCACAGTTTGAAAGAGGCATTCGACTGCTGTTACCACGGTTTCAGAAGCTGTTGACAGCCTTGCAGGATCCTGAAAGACCACCCACGCCTCAACAACTCACAGATGCTACAAAAGTGCGCAAACGCCTCATGGACGCCTTCGCACAATTCGACGCAGCTGCCAAAAGAATACGCGACCTACCAACCGAATCACCTACACAGAAGCGGCTCCAACAAGCCGTCTACCAGCAAGCCTACAGCTTCCTAAGTCTCCACATGCTCCCGCTCCGCTCACTACCGAAAATTCTCAAACACGCCGCGCCCCAAGGCCGACCCACTGGAGGCGGTGCCCTAGCAGCCATCAAGGCCAGCGACAAATCTGGCGGTAGCGTCGTCGGCAGCAGCGAGGTATCCGCCATGGAAACAGAAGAGAAAGAGCTCAGAGAGAGGCTGATTGTGCTCGAGGAGCAGAAATTCATGGTCAGCGAGATGGTGGCCGATGCCACCAAGCACAGACGCTTTGACGAGCACACCACTCTCGCACAGAACTTGGACGATCTCAATCAGGAGATTGATCACATTACTGGGCAGTTGGCACAGCTGGACTTTGCGAGCGCGTATCAGAGGGATGAGAATAGTCCTGCGCTAAGGTGA
- a CDS encoding Bifunctional dehydrogenase and ferrochelatase → MAHEQDFPEIQGGGSLILAWQIRNKRVLVVGGGEVAAGRIVNVLNADANITVVSPREGLNPEVAYRIEQKQVDYVDRKFEPSDLEGVDMVMTAVDDPEASSQIWKLCKEKRIAANIADVPPECDFYFGSVHRDGPLQIMVSTNGKGPKLANIVRRQIAANLPPNIGMAITRVGMLRKKLRQVAPDISEGPKRMQWMIKVCEAYSLDDLCSMTERDMEQLLGFYKPNAAPSLDLLRLQEPDGAFDGPFLI, encoded by the exons ATGGCGCATGAGCAAGATTTCCCGGAGATCCAGGGCGGCGGCTCCCTCATTCTCGCCTGGCAGATCCGCAACAAGCGTGTGctcgtcgtcggcggcggcgag GTCGCCGCTGGCCGCATCGTGAACGTTCTCAACGCCGACGCCAACATCACCGTCGTTTCCCCGCGCGAAGGCCTCAATCCAGAGGTCGCCTACCGAATCGAGCAGAAGCAAGTCGACTATGTCGACCGCAAGTTCGAGCCCTCCGACCTCGAGGGCGTCGACATGGTCATGACCGCCGTCGACGACCCGGAGGCCTCGTCGCAGATCTGGAAGCTGTGCAAGGAGAAGAGGATAGCAGCCAACATTGCCGATGTGCCGCCAGAGTGCGACTTTTACTTTGGCAGTGTGCACCGCGACGGGCCCCTCCAGATCATGGTCAGCACAAACGGCAAGGGCCCAAAGCTGGCAAACATCGTGAGGCGCCAAATCGCTGCCAACCTGCCGCCCAACATTGGCATGGCCATCACAAGAGTAGGCATGCTGCGCAAGAAGCTGAGGCAGGTCGCGCCCGACATCTCAGAGGGGCCGAAGCGGATGCAGTG GATGATCAAAGTATGCGAGGCGTACTCTCTTGACGATCTCTGCTCTATGACCGAGAGAGACATGGAGCAGCTCCTTGGCTTCTACAAGCCCAACGCGGCACCCAGCCTTGATCTGCTTCGTCTGCAGGAGCCAGATGGTGCATTCGATGGGCCTTTCCTCATCTAA